Within Columba livia isolate bColLiv1 breed racing homer chromosome 22, bColLiv1.pat.W.v2, whole genome shotgun sequence, the genomic segment AACAGCCCCAGGGCCCCAgtgcagcctctggcagagaaCAAACCAGCAGCCACGATTCCCGCAGCTGCTTGGCTGGAGACcgcctgctgcaggagctcctgcacaCCCCGCTCCTTCCCCGCACCCGTGCTGCTGGCACCTGCGTTAACGGAGgatggagcagccccaggcccagctgctgctgccaggagaggcCGTGGGGTGGCCCGGAGCTGTGGGACAGGTCAGGGAGGTTTtgggctgggacagctgcagggggagcgggctggggcagctctgggattCGGGGTGCAGGTGCCTGTGCTCCTCAGGGGTGGATTTCTCCCTCCAGGGACTGCAGCTTGCTGGTGGAGTTGTCGATGGCTGCCTGAGGGTGACAGTGTTAGTGGCTGGATCCTCTTCTAGGCATCCATTTCACAGATCACAGGCTACTTGAGACTGGCCAGGAGGTCACCTGAAGGGTGAGGTCACTTGGAGGGTGAGGTCACCTGGTCccaccccctgctcaagcagggccacctgcaGCCGGTTGTCCACGATGGTGTTCACAGGGCTGTGGAACATCTCcaaggaaggagactccacaagctccctgggcacTCTCTGCCAGTGCGCGTCACTcacacagcaccctctgctGAGCTGCGTGAGATCTCTGTCAGCCCATCTCTCCAGTGTGCCCAGGTCCCTGCGGATGGCAGCACGACCCCCTGGCCTAAGTGCCACTCCTCCCAGCGTGGTGTCCTCCGCcagcttgctgagggtgcactctgcCCCACCATCCCGACCACTTaaggaagatgttaaacaggattGGACCCAGTATTGACCCCTGGGAGACACTGCCTGTAACTGGCCTGCAACCAGACTTGGTGCCACTGAGCAACACGCTCTGGACCGGGCCGTCAGCCAGTGTCAGTCTCACTTGCCGCTGGCTCATCCAGCCCATTTCAGTTCCAGGGACTCAACCTccatgtttaaaacaaaagagactGCAACATGGGCACATGCCATCACACAGCTCTCAAAATCCCATCACGTAAACTGCTCAGACTGGGTGTGCAGTGCAGTGCCCGCCCTTCATCTGAGGGGCTGacctctgattggctgcttgGCCTGTCACTCTGCCTGACACCTTGCCCCTCATGCCATGGCCTCAGCAGAGCAGGATGTGATGGCGGGAAGCGCCAAATTCATCTTCAGTGTCCAAGGGTTTTCTCCTGGTCTTTGCTGACCATTCACATTGGGACGTGCACAATCAGCCTGTGTTATGTcactttcagcagctgctgctttggcagAAATGGCTTGTTTATTCTTGTTGATTCTGCAAGTCTCACATTAAAAAGCTGCGCCCAGCACATCTGTCTGGTGTGCTGCTCTGAATCACATCAATAGTCAAAACCGCTGTATTTGCTCCCCTCCCAACTAGAGCAAAGTAAACCCCTGGATTTCACTCTCTTTCCTAAAGAGACGATCGTAGGAAGTTACATTCACATCCTGggatggaaaaaaagggaaagaatatgAATAGGAAAAGCATTCCagacaattgaaaaaaaatggaaagacattctataaaggaacaaaaatttTCCAAGAGGCATCCACCTGTATTTCATATCAGAAATACACTCAGTGCCGATGTTTGCAACACGAGGTGTACAATGTGGCATTGTCTGTACTGCTTTAAATCTGTTAAATAGTATTAATAGACAAGTAAAACAATGAGCAACTTGTATGAAACCTTGTTTTCATCAGAGTGCACTCACTTCATCTTATTTCCTCTGACAAGCTGTTCAACTGGCCATATGTGAGAGATTCTAAGATAATGTCTTGAGGACCCGTGTTGGAGAGTAAAacgtgggaaagcaagatgtgcggttccagccacctggatgataaaggaagatcaatactaacacgACCATCCGGACGGccaaagacataatactaacacaATAATAtgtaaagggccttggacagattactttgaagtacatttctcctaattgtaaaaagttatagcccagactcgtcagaatggtatctcgggctgGATAACCGACCCctagtgcatgggatgtgtgaatgtccttgggcctggtctgtgaatgagtggaaaaacaagtgagagaaacatcacatgagtttagtgtgtttttaataacaattagtggaaaaacaccttttgcaaacatcttagtccaggcccgtacctgtaaatcctatacgttgtcaatggtgaataaagaaggcagcctaggcctaggtcaggtctctgcttggccaggctctgcgctccttcctgaacaagatctctgcctctgcgcgAATTTCTGTCTGTGTCCTGGTATGCGTCATTTCTAATCGCCGCAAAAAATCCTGCAGGTGATCTGGAACTGTGAGCAGCACTGACCACACGGCGCCCTCTCAACAGCAGAAGCAACTTTCCTGCCCAATAGGGCttgctccttccccccacagcttctcccctcagtgttgctgggctctcccgggcaggctgagcgctgaccctggcaggcggcagagtcccttcACCTTTTTCACCCCCCACCACCTGGATTCCTCATTTtgtgctctgccagctccaACAGTTTGTCACTTGGTTATACGGTCAGTTTATCCTCAAGCCACTGAGAGCTTCTGTAAGCGGTGAGACAGCACACAAAGCCCATGTCCTCTGCTGCCCACCCTTGGAGTTCCCTAGAAACTTCTACAAACCCACTACAGGAGCAGCTTCACTGCTGTTCAGATCAGCCAGCCAGGTGAACACGGGTCTCTGGAACACACCACAGGGCAACAGGGCAGTCCCAAGGGGACATGAGGGCAAAGGGGGACCTGGAGACACCTGAGAGcacccaggtgcccagggctgaacTGGCCTGTTCCTCCCAACAGGACATGGTGCCCCTTGCTCCCCAggcgcagggtcacagtggggccctttgtgacctcgcattgtgacacccactgccctgcattgtgggacaggatttggctggcctcagcaaaactcccagcacTTATCAATTGGTAAAAGGAGATGTGCTGGAACTTGTTGGTCACAGGCCATGGGAAGGATAGAGGCGAGAACCTTAATTAGAAGGAGTGGAGAGCGCTGATTCtatgtttagacaaggttcacAAGTTAATAATGTTGTCCTGTAAAAAGGAGACTCTTGTTTTTGCACAGGGAAGATTGCTTGGGTTGGGGTAGTAACTGTTTAAGAAAATGTCTTAGCACCAGCCAGTCTGTGAATGTGTACAGTGTAGACCAATCAGTCTGTAACACGGTAACAGAAACACCAATCAGCTCGAAGCACATTGCTGAGGAAAAGTATAAATGTATGTGAAGTACACTAATAAAGCggacattttgtttgcatcaaaCCGcgccccgtctctcaatcgcggtgCTGCATGTGCTCAGCgcagctgcagccccggccCACACTGTCCGGCACCTTtaagatcgtcgagtccaaccataccCTCACTTTagctgcccctggcagactCCCCTCTGCCCCCGGCAGCCTTGTGCTGAGGACTCCCCAAGTGCAGCCCACGTCTTTCCCGGCTGCCCTTGGCAGACTCGTGGTGTTTCACCAAGTCTTCCCAATTCCTCACCTATACCTCATTCCCCAAACCCACGAGATGGCAGACAAACACCTCACCTGCCCCATGGTGGCCCTGGAGGAggacagggctccccaggagagcagctctccagcagAGCCCCAGGAGCTGTGCATGGCCCAGGACCTGGAGATGGGTGAGTGAGGGGCCCTGATTGTCTGGGCAGGGCGGGGGCCAGCGAGCACTCCCTGCTCAACACCGGGATCACGTTTCCCTGCACGCTGGCAGGGGGGTTCCACAGGTGTTGGCCATGATGCtgcctgaagtccagggctgctccgagctgggagccggccccagcacagcctctgcgggcagaggggacccagctcctgctccagggcacgggcagcgagaggcagctgggcgggcaggaggcaaccgtgctgtgggacggggacctttcctgcccgtctgaagcgagttcctcacccgctgcacccggctttccccgtcctgcctggctccagcatcgcagCCCGTCTGCCGGGCACCCTCCAGCCCTGACACGCACGGGGAGACTGTGCCGGGGGCTGATCCAGGTCAAGACTccagagggaaaggaaggttGCTCAGGGCACAAAAGTCAGAGTGGGGATTTGTTGCACTTTTGGCAAAGTGAGCAGGGGAACATGCTATTTTCCAAATCTGCTCCTTGACCAGGAACTTTCAAGAGCAGTGTTAGGCTTCCCCCAGTTTTTCTGTGTGGGAGGTTAGAGCTTGTTTTCCTGGGTGCTCCTGTACAGATACAGAACTCAACTTTTAAATCTGCTTCTCTGCAAGAACATGGACTCATCTCtcttccaatgtggtttcttgGCAGTCGTTGCTGAGGGAATGGCTCCGCCGCAGAGAATCCTCTTTCCCCCAGAGAAGATTTGCATGgcctggcagcacagccagagAGCTGGAGCGGGACTGCACAACCTGGGCAACACGTGCTTCCTCAACTCCGTCCTGCAGTGCCTGACCTACACCCCGCCTCTGGCCAACCACCTGCTCTCTGGGGAGCACAGCCGGGCCTGTGAGTACTTTAGGGAACATTCCTTGTCCATCTGTTGAGCAGGGCCCAAGGGCTCCCAGAATCTGGAAGCTGATCTAGGAGAAAAGTGGCCCTTCTTTGTCAGCTCCCTGAGTTGGTGTTCTCTGAACACTCAAGCCTAGAAGCAGCTTGTTGTATCTGGATGTGTTCATCTTCAGAAAGGCACCTCTTTCTATCCCAGGCTCTTGGTCCCTGTTCCTGCAAGTTAAACTCCTTTGCTTATTGCACAGAAAGCTTCCGTCAGTTCAGCATCCCTCTGAAGAAAGTTTTCTGTGCATTAAAATGTCCCGGGCTTGTTGGGACTTGGGCAACTTGGGAGGAATGGAGAATTCTTAAACTGCAAGACCTCCATTAGGTTTCCCATCACTGTGGATATTTTGCAAACCTGAGGAGCTTTCCTCTCCcattcctccctctctctccaggtggccagaaaggcTTCTGCGTCATGTGCAGGATGGAAGTGCACGTCCAACAGGTCCTGCATTCCTCAGCCAGTGCCATCGAGCCTTGGGCTGTCGTCGATTTTCTCACAGGTGAGTCAGTGCAGGTGCTGTGACATGATTGATGCCGTTCTCGTAGGAGAGAACTagtaacttcttctttcttagaaaTAGGAGAAAATTTCCAGCATGGCAGGCAGGAGGACGCCCACGAGTTCTTACGCTGCACCATGGATGCCATGCAGAGAGCTTGTCTGAGAGGAAACAGCGAGTAAGTGCAAGCAAATTGTGTTTCCAGCGTTCCCAAGCCCTTTGGAGTCCTTGATGTCCTCCCCTCAAGGAAAACTATGCCCAGGGCTTTCAGACAAAGCCAGACTCTGGGAGGAGATAACTCTGCCTTCCCATTGGTTTGCAGCTTGGACATGTCCTCTCAAGCAACCACCATCGTCCATCAGATCTTTGGGGGCTTTCTGAGATCCAGAGGTACTTTTCCACTGCTATTGCTCTCCTTGGAATCGTCTGTGCCCTCCTGTCTGCCTGCGATAACAGCCGATGGTGTGATTGGCGCAGTGGGTGTGAGAGGGTAACCCGGCACAGTCTGTCGACTTCCCCTGTCACTGAGCATTTCCATTTGCCTTCCAGTCACATGCTGGAGCTGCCAAGCGGTTTCCGATTCCTACGAGGCCTTCCTGGATGTTCCTCTGGATATCAAAGTAAGAGAGTTTGTAATTGTGCTTCAAGACGTCCCAAGGCCCCTGTAGCTTTCCAGATTCCACACAGTTGGCTTAAAAACGTATCTGACAAGAGAGGTTGGCGGTGGGCGGGAGGTGGAATGGACTGTGTTCTGCAGAGGCCATGGCAGTGGTCTCCCTGTCAGAGCTGGTTTCAGCTGGACAGGCACACGTGCCCCTCTCTGCACCATGGCGtaccctcctccttcttcccttgcCCTCCCGCAACACCCGTCTGGCTCCCAGGCTCATGGGGGTGTTGTTTCCATCACTGGTGACACCCATACCATCGCAGCTGAACTGTGCAGTGCCACAAAGAGGTGGCTCTGGAGAACCCTGGGAATCCCTGAGAAATGAGGGAGATGTTCAGCATCACACCCTCTTTCTGCCTCCTGGGCACTGCTTGCGGGTTCACAGTGGGTCTCCTCAGCCTCATCGAGCTGGTTTTTTTGCGTAAACTCCTCGTAAGTGTTTGGGTGTGGGAATTTCCCAGAGCTCAGGGCTCTCCCTTCTCACTCCTCCAGGCAGCCGCATCTGTCACCGCAGCTCTGGAAGACTTTGTGAAACCGGAGCACCTGGATGGTGAAAACTGCTTTAAATGTAGCAAGTAAGGCCATTATTGATGATGTATTCATACTGGATCCTGTGCGAAGGTGTCATTGAGCAGAAGTCAGCTTTTCACATTGAATTAAGGCAGAGTAATGAGACGCAGGTTTTTTAACATGGCATTATGGTACTGAATAGCCTTAAAAGAGCAGAGGGATGTGTGAGACAGGAAAGTCTGTCTGgcctttgggggaaaaaatggtgCGTTTCAGCCCTTGGCTCTGTCCTGGCTTTCAAGGTGTGACAAGGTGACTGCCGCCTCCAAGAGGTTCTCGGTCCATCGCGCGCCCAAGGTTCTCACGGTCTGTCTGAAGAGGTTTGAAGCTTTCACCGGCGACAAGATCAGCAAGGTGTGTGCACAACTGGAGTGCAACGTTCTCTTCCTGGAGCGGGTTTCCCAAAGCCGGACGCTCTGTCACAAGCTGCTCATGTTGAGATTTTCACGTTCCCTTCTGGGGACACTTCCTGTGGGAAGACAAGTGTGTCCTCTgctcccacagagctgctttggtCCAGATGAGTTTCCTGCCACCCAACTCGGGACATATTGCTGTGTCCTGAAGTGTTCCAGGGTCATTGCTGAGCCCTCCTGGTCTCTCCGTAGGTCGTGGAGTATCCCCAGTACCTGGATCTTCGCCCGTACATGTCTCAGGCAGCCGGAGAACCGCTCCTCTACTCCTTATACGCCGTCCTGGTGCATGGAGGTGGCAGCTGCCGTGCAGGACACTACTTCTGCTACATAAAGGTGAAAAGCTACTTCCTTCTGAACAACGGAAAAATGTATCCTGGGGAAAACTGACTTTCCTGGCCGTGTTACTGACAGCCATGGATTTGATGGGAGAAGGTTTCCTCAGGGGCTGGAATGCATATGTTTTGAACACTGCTGGTTCGGCAGTTTTTGGCCTGTGTTTTGTGGAGAAGCCGTGCCATTCATCTCCAGATATCGACGCTTTTCTTTGCAGGCCAGTGATGGACTGTGGTACCACATGGACGACAAGTCTGTGGATCTTTGCGACAGTGACACAGTCCTCAGGCAGCAAGCCTATTTACTGTTTTACATCAGGTAATCACAAGTTTTAAACTGTGTTCAGaacacatttccttttcctggctttgctatttttcttctcatcctgttgaGTGTTTCTGTCATAGCAGACA encodes:
- the LOC135576027 gene encoding ubiquitin carboxyl-terminal hydrolase 42-like; this translates as MDAMQRACLRGNSDLDMSSQATTIVHQIFGGFLRSRVTCWSCQAVSDSYEAFLDVPLDIKAAASVTAALEDFVKPEHLDGENCFKCSK